A genomic stretch from Falco cherrug isolate bFalChe1 chromosome 1, bFalChe1.pri, whole genome shotgun sequence includes:
- the PAFAH1B1 gene encoding platelet-activating factor acetylhydrolase IB subunit beta: MVLSQRQRDELNRAIADYLRSNGYEEAYSVFKKEAELDVNEELDKKYAGLLEKKWTSVIRLQKKVMELESKLNEAKEEFTSGGPLGQKRDPKEWIPRPPEKYALSGHRSPVTRVIFHPVFSVMVSASEDATIKVWDYETGDFERTLKGHTDSVQDISFDHTGKLLASCSADMTIKLWDFQGFECIRTMHGHDHNVSSVAIMPNGDHIVSASRDKTIKMWEVQTGYCVKTFTGHREWVRMVRPNQDGTLIASCSNDQTVRVWVVATKECKAELREHEHVVECISWAPESSYTTISEATGSETKKSGKPGPFLLSGSRDKTIKMWDISTGMCLMTLVGHDNWVRGVLFHSGGKFILSCADDKTLRVWDFKNKRCMKTLNAHEHFVTSLDFHKTAPYVVTGSVDQTVKVWECR, encoded by the exons aaatcgAGCAATAGCAGATTACCTTCGTTCTAACGGCTATGAAGAGGCATATTCggtttttaaaaaggaagctgAGTTAGATGTG AATGAAGAGTTAGATAAGAAATATGCTggacttctggaaaaaaaatggacatCTGTTATAAGATTACAAAAGAAG GTAATGGAATTAGAATCGAAGCTGAATGAAGCTAAGGAAGAATTTACATCAGGTGGACCTCTTGGTCAGAAACGAGACCCTAAAGAGTGGATTCCTCGTCCTCCAGAGAAGTATGCATTGAGTGGACATAGGAGTCCTGTCACTCGAGTAATTTTCCATCCAGTTTTCAGTGTTATGGTCTCTGCTTCAGAGGATGCCACAATAAAG GTATGGGATTATGAGACAGGAGACTTTGAACGAACCCTTAAGGGGCATACAGACTCTGTGCAAGATATTTCCTTTGACCACACTGGCAAACTATTGGCCTCCTGTTCTGCTGATATGACCATTAAGCTATGGGATTTCCAGGGCTTTGAGTGCATCAGAACTATGCATG gTCACGATCACAATGTTTCTTCAGTAGCCATCATGCCCAATGGAGATCATATAGTTTCTGCCTCAAGAGATAAAACTATCAAAATGTGGGAAGTCCAAACAGG TTACTGTGTGAAGACTTTCACGGGTCACAGAGAATGGGTGCGCATGGTGCGGCCTAACCAGGATGGCACCTTAATTGCCAGTTGTTCTAATGACCAGACAGTCCGTGTTTGGGTGGTAGCGACAAAGGAATGCAAAGCTGAGCTCCGAGAACATGAGCATGTGGTAGAATGCATCTCCTGGGCTCCTGAGAGCTCATACACCACCATATCAGAAGCTACGGGATCAGAG ACTAAGAAGAGTGGCAAGCCTGGGCCTTTTCTGCTGTCTGGATCCAGAGACAAGACCATTAAGATGTGGGACATTAGCACTGGCATGTGCCTTATGACACTT GTGGGCCATGATAACTGGGTACGTGGCGTTCTGTTCCATTCTGGgggaaaatttattttgagcTGTGCTGATGATAAGACTCTACGTGTCTGGGACTTCAAGAACAAACGATGCATGAAAACCCTCAATGCGCACGAACACTTTGTTACCTCTTTGG ATTTCCACAAGACGGCACCATATGTGGTTACTGGAAGTGTAGATCAAACAGTAAAAGTGTGGGAGTGCCGTTGA